One Burkholderia sp. 9120 genomic window, CACACCGTGGCGCCGGCGTTCGTCGCGCTGCTGGTACCCGCCGCCGTGCTGGCGCTGCTCGCGTGGACCGCCTGGCCGCTCGCGCTGGTGTTGCTGCCGTTTCTCGCGTCGGCCGGTTTAACGCCGATCCTCGCGCGCGGCAAGATCGACCGTCTGGGTGGTCGTGCGCGCGCCGCGTTGGGACAGGTCGGCGCGCATCTCACGGAGACGATCCAGGGGCTCGCCGAACTGATCGCGTTTCAGGCGACGGGGCGTCGCCGCGCGGTTTTTCTCGATGATCTCGCCACTTACCAGGCGCAGCGCTCGGCCTTGCAGGACGATCTGTCGCGCCAGAGCGCCGCGCTAGAAATCGCGACCGGCCTGGGCGGTCTCGCCGTGGCGTTGCTTGGCGCGGTGCTGGCCGCGCGCGGCTGGTTCGCGCATGAATGGCTGCCGTTGCTGGTGCTGGTTTCGGTGGCGGCCTTCATGCCGGTGGCGGAGATCGGTCAGGTGGCGCGCCAGTTGGCCGATACGATTGCGTCGACACGCCGACTGCATGTCGTGGAGTCCGAGCCTGAACCGATCGTGGATGGCGATCAGCCGGTGCCGTCGAACCCATCGGTGCGTTTCGACACGGTGAGCTTCGCTTATCCGGGCCGCAGCGCAGGCGCACTGGACGAGGTGAGCTTCGCGGTGCGTCCTGGTAGTACGGTGGCGCTGGTCGGCGCGTCGGGCGCGGGGAAATCGACGGTGGCGAATCTGTTGCTGCGTTTCTGGGACCCGCAGCAAGGGCGCATCACGCTGGGCGGCGTCGATCTGCGTGACTTGCACTCGGACGGCTTGCGCCGCCACATCGCGCTGGTCGCACAAGACACGTATCTGTTCAACGACACGCTGGAGGCCAACATCCGTCTCGCCGGCCGCGACGTGTCCGATGCCGATGTGCGCCGGGCGCTGCAACGCGCCGCGCTGAGCGACTTCGTGGACAGTCTGCCGGAAGGCCTGGCCACACGCGTGGGCGAACGCGGCGTGCAGTTGTCCGGCGGGCAACGTCAGCGGGTGGCGATCGCGCGCGCGTTTCTCAAGGACGCGCCGATCCTCATCATGGACGAAGCGACCTCGCATCTCGACACGATCAGCGAACAGCAGATTCGCGCGGCATTGGAGGAATTGATGTCGCAACGGACGTCGATCATCATCGCGCATCGTCTGTCGACGATTCAGAACGCCGATACGATTCTCGTGATGGACGCGGGCCGTGTGGTTGAGGCCGGCAGTCATGACGAGTTGCTGGCCGCGCGCGGTGCCTATGCGCGGCTTGTCGCGAACCAGTCGTGGATGGTGACCGCGTAGCACGGCTTAAGGCGACCTCGGCGACCTATCCGTTTTGCTAGTGTCCGATACGTGGCGTGGCACGTATCGTCACAGTCTTTGCCGGAATCGGCAAAACTTCCGGTTGCTCTCGTCGCCGCCGTGCACTACAAATCTAAACCGGAGCGCGTGCATGGCGTGGCGCGCACGGTCAAGATCATCCGGTATCCAACCTTCCGAATCAGACAAACCAGGAGACTCCCGTCATGGGTATGCGCCCCGATCCCACGTTCCACGCATCGCCGAAACTCGCGATGGAGGCGCCGCCGGAAGATTACGCGTACACGTTGCTGCTGAGCCCCGATTTCTCGCAACCCGACGCGCTCGCCGTGATCGACGTGAAACCCGGCTCACCCACCTACAGCCAGGTGGTGCACACGGTGACCATGCCCAACACCGGCGACGAATTCCATCACTTCGGCTGGAATGCGTGTTCGTCGTCGTTGTCGCCGCTAACCGGACATGCGTTTCTCGAACGGCGCTATCTGATCATTCCGGGGCTGCGTTCTTCGCGCATCTACATTGTCGATACCAAGCCGCATCCCACGCAGGCGCGCATTCACAAAATCATCGAGCCCGAGGAAATTTTCCGCAAAACGGGGTACTCGCGTCCGCATACGGTGCATTGCGGACCGGAAGGGATTTACATCAGCACGCTGGGTGGCGCGGGCAAAGACGGCACCGACGGGCCGCCGGGCATTTTCATCATGGATTGCGAAACCTTCGAGGTGCTCGGCCGCTGGGAAATCGATCGCGACATGCAGGCGAAGCACTACGACTTCTGGTGGAATCTGCCGCGCGACTACATGGTGTCGAGCGAGTGGGCGTTGCCGCCGCAGTTCGAGAACGGGATCGTCCCCGAAGATCTGCTTTCCAATCAATACGGGCACCGGGTCCACTTCTGGGATCTGCGCGCCCGGCGCAACGTGCAGACGCTCGACCTCGGCGCGAATCATCAGATGGCGCTCGAAGTGCGGCCTGCGCATGATCCCAGCCGCGAATACGGCTTCCTCGGCGTGGTGGTCGACACGACCAATCTGGAAGGTTCGATCTGGACCTGGTGGCGCGAAGGCGGGCAGTTCCACATTGAAAAGACCGCGACCATTCCGGCCGAGCCCGCTGCCGCGGAATTGTTGCCGCCGCTGCTGCAAGGTTTCGGCGCGGTGCCGCCGCTCGTCACCGACATCGATCTGTCGATCGACGACAAATTCCTTTACGTCGCCTGCTGGGGCACCGGCGAATTGCGCCAGTACGACGTGACCGAGCCGCGCAAGCCGAAGCTGACCGGCTCGGTGCATATCGGCGGCATCGTGCGGCGCACGCCGCATGCGAACGGCAAGACGTTCGGCGGCGGCCCGCAGATGATCGAGATCAGCCGCGACGGCAAGCGCGTCTACTGGACCAACTCGCTATATTCCACGTGGGACGACCAGTTCTATCCGGAGGGCGTACCCGCAGCCAAGGTCATGGCGCATGTGGAGCCGGGCGGCGGTCTCACGCTGGACAAGGAGTTCTGGGTCACGTTCCCCGACGGCTACCGGTCGCATCAGATCCGGCTGGAAGGCGGTGACTGCTCGACCGATTCGTTCTGTTATCCGTCGGTGGGCAGTTGATCGGCGCAGGTTGGTCGCAGACCGGCCTGTGGCTGGCGGTGCTCGCGAGCGGCCTCTATCACGGGCTCAACCCCGCTATGGGATGGCCGCTCGCGGTGTCGAGCGGATTGATGCAACGACGCGCGCGGGCACTCGCCGGCGCGCTGCTTTATCTCGCGGCAGGACACGTGCTGGCCATGCTCGCGGTGATGATGCCGTTCGCGATGCTGGCGGTTCTGCTCGCGTGGCAGCGTGAGATCCAGGCCGGGGCAAGCGTACTTGTGATCGGCTTCGGCGTGTGGCTGCTGATCCAGCGACGGCATCCGCGCTTGCTCGCGAGGATTCCTCCGTCGCGGCTGGCGCTGTGGTCGTTCTCCGTGGCCATCGCGCACGGCGCGGGGTTGATGCTCGTGCCGGTTTATCTCGGACTGTGCCGCTCGTACGGCATGGATCACGCGCATCGGGCCGCGCAGACGCTGATCGATGCGAATCTCCAGATGGCCTTGCTGGTTTCCGCCGTGCATGCCGCCGCGATGATGGCGGGCGGTGGTCTGCTGGCGTGGCTGGTTTACCGCTACCTCGGCCTGAAATTCGTGTCGCGGAGCTGGTTCAATCTGGATACGGTCTGGGCCGTGAGCCTTGTGCTGGTCGGCACGCTTTCGCTGGCGCTGATCGCGGTCGACGGTTTCAGGCTGTGAGCGCAGTGGCGGTGACTGTGCTTGCGATCTCCGGCAGAGCCTGGAGATACGGCCAGGGAAAAATGCCGCGATCGTGTCCGTCGCTGAAGACCAGCTGCACGCCGTAACCCATCGGCTGGACTGTGCTTACGACCACATCTTGCGCGTGCACAGTTTCACCGGCCTCCCTACGCAGACGACGGCATCCCGCACACGGACACGCGTCGCGCAACGTGCGGTGTGCGATCCGCTGCGCGGCCGCGCCGGGCCAATGCAAAATCACGGCGTCGGCACTCAGTTCGACGCGCTTCGGTATGTTCATCGGCTGGCGTCCTCGATCTGCTGAAGCGCGATTCGCACCGCTTTACGCACGTCGGGGTCCGCGTCGTTCAACGCGTCGCGCAGTGCGGGCAGCGTCGCGGGTTCGCGCAATTCGCCCAGCGCGAGCGCGGCTTCCTTGCGCAGATTGCTGATCGGATTCGACAACAACGCGGCGATAGGCAACGCGGCGGCGCGTTCGCCCATGTGTCCCAGTGCACGGACCGCGCGCAGGCGGACTTGCCAGTAGTCGTCGGCGAGTGCGGCGATCAGTGCGTCATGCACCTTATGCACCTTATGCACGTCATGCACGTCATGCACGTCATGCGCGGCGTTCGCGCGCAGTTTGCCGAGCGTCGTCGCGGTTTCTTCGCGGACTTGCCAGACCGGATCGCTCAGCGCTTGCAGCAATGCGGTCAGCGTCGCCGTGTGCGTGGCCGGTGCGAAGCCCAGCGCGCCGACTGCCGCGCGACGGATATCCGCGTTGGTGTCGCCGGTGACGGTGTCGGCGAGCGGCGCCAAGGCGCGCGTGTCCTTCAACCAGCCGAGCAGCACGACGGCTTCAGTGCGCACGCTGTCGTCGGTATGGTCGAGCGCTCGCAACGCGGGTTCCAGCGCGTCGGCGTAACGCAGCTCGCGCAAGCCGCGCAACACGGCGGCCTGTACGAACGGTTCGGCGTGATCCGTCCAGCGGTGCAGCACTGGACCGCACGCGTCGTCCTTCAAGGCGGACAGACTCTGCGCGGCGGCCGTACGCACGTCGTGATCGGCGTCGAGCAACGCGTGGCAGAGCGCGTCGACAATCCACGCTTCTTCCCACGAACCGAGCACGCGCGCCGCTTCGCGCCTGACCTCGGCCGATACATCATGGGCCAGCGCGTGCGCGATCAGCGGCAGGGTATCCGGTTCTTCGAGATCGGCCAGTTCGAGCAGCGCGATCCGGCGCACGACGGGATCGGTATCGGCGAGACGCGGCAGCAGCGCAGCGGCTTCGGGCGCCAGCGTGTCGGGATCGTGCGTCAGTAAAGTGG contains:
- a CDS encoding selenium-binding protein SBP56-related protein — translated: MGMRPDPTFHASPKLAMEAPPEDYAYTLLLSPDFSQPDALAVIDVKPGSPTYSQVVHTVTMPNTGDEFHHFGWNACSSSLSPLTGHAFLERRYLIIPGLRSSRIYIVDTKPHPTQARIHKIIEPEEIFRKTGYSRPHTVHCGPEGIYISTLGGAGKDGTDGPPGIFIMDCETFEVLGRWEIDRDMQAKHYDFWWNLPRDYMVSSEWALPPQFENGIVPEDLLSNQYGHRVHFWDLRARRNVQTLDLGANHQMALEVRPAHDPSREYGFLGVVVDTTNLEGSIWTWWREGGQFHIEKTATIPAEPAAAELLPPLLQGFGAVPPLVTDIDLSIDDKFLYVACWGTGELRQYDVTEPRKPKLTGSVHIGGIVRRTPHANGKTFGGGPQMIEISRDGKRVYWTNSLYSTWDDQFYPEGVPAAKVMAHVEPGGGLTLDKEFWVTFPDGYRSHQIRLEGGDCSTDSFCYPSVGS
- a CDS encoding gamma-butyrobetaine hydroxylase-like domain-containing protein is translated as MNIPKRVELSADAVILHWPGAAAQRIAHRTLRDACPCAGCRRLRREAGETVHAQDVVVSTVQPMGYGVQLVFSDGHDRGIFPWPYLQALPEIASTVTATALTA
- a CDS encoding HEAT repeat domain-containing protein yields the protein MTDSTLLTHDPDTLAPEAAALLPRLADTDPVVRRIALLELADLEEPDTLPLIAHALAHDVSAEVRREAARVLGSWEEAWIVDALCHALLDADHDVRTAAAQSLSALKDDACGPVLHRWTDHAEPFVQAAVLRGLRELRYADALEPALRALDHTDDSVRTEAVVLLGWLKDTRALAPLADTVTGDTNADIRRAAVGALGFAPATHTATLTALLQALSDPVWQVREETATTLGKLRANAAHDVHDVHDVHKVHKVHDALIAALADDYWQVRLRAVRALGHMGERAAALPIAALLSNPISNLRKEAALALGELREPATLPALRDALNDADPDVRKAVRIALQQIEDASR